The following proteins come from a genomic window of Nyctibius grandis isolate bNycGra1 chromosome 35, bNycGra1.pri, whole genome shotgun sequence:
- the EPHX3 gene encoding epoxide hydrolase 3, which yields MLLSLCTLLLAPTRLLLALRRMVARLVVTVATVAAGVAYGLWGVGVLLRRGPRGTFGARRRDRPPPGLADGTFGEHRYLHLKESGLRLHYVTRGPTTAPLMLLLHGFPQNWFCWRHLLEEFGARYRVVALDLRGYGASEKPPGKDNYRLELLLEDVRQVIELLGTPEGQGEVTTATSATSASPKCILVGHDWGGVLAWELASSHPALVDKLVIMDAPHRAVMAGFTACHPTQLLRSSYIFLFQLPWLPELLLSLADFEFVRILLTSPWTGIQNPARRLTEDEVEAYIYGLAQPGGLSPPINYYRNLFRDTPIPREPPPPPTLLLWGTHDAFLDARLAPCLHHCLRPTARLCLLPGASHWLPEDQPRPLAHLLHNFLEGEHPHP from the exons ATGCTCCTGTCCCTCTGCACGCTGCTGCTGGCCCCCACCCGCCTCCTGCTGGCCCTGCGGCGCATGGTGGCCCGGCTGGTGGTGACGGTGGCCACGGTGGCTGCGGGGGTGGCCTACGGGctgtggggggtgggggtgctGCTGCGTCGGGGACCCCGAGGGACCTTCGGGGCGCGGAGGAGGGACCGGCCCCCCCCGGGCTTGGCCGATGGCACCTTTGGGGAGCACCGATACCTGCACCtcaag gaGTCGGGGCTGCGGCTCCACTACGTCACCCGAGGTCCCACCACGGCGCCTTTGATGTTGCTTCTCCACGGCTTCCCCCAGAACTG GTTCTGCTGGAGGCACCTTCTGGAGGAGTTCGGGGCGAGGTACCGGGTGGTGGCTTTGGACCTTCGCGGTTACGGAGCTTCTGAGAAGCCACCAGGGAAGGACAACTATCGCCTGGAGCTCCTCCTGGAGGACGTCCGCCAGGTCATCGAGCTCCTGGGGACACCAGAGGGCCAGGGCGAGGTGACAACAGCCACCAGTGCCACCTCAGCGTCACCCAAGTGTATCTTGGTGGGACACGACTGGGGCGGGGTGCTGGCGTGGGAGTTGGCCTCCAGCCACCCGGCCCTGGTGGACAAGTTGGTCATCATGGACGCTCCTCACCGAGCCGTCATGGCAG GTTTCACCGCCTGCCACCCCACCCAGCTCCTCCGCTCCAGCTACATCTTCCTCttccagctgccctggctgcctgAGCTCCTCCTCTCCTTGGCCGACTTCGAG TTCGTGAGGATCCTCTTGACGAGCCCTTGGACGGGGATCCAGAACCCGGCGCGGCGGCTGACGGAGGACGAGGTGGAGGCCTACATCTACGGCCTCGCCCAGCCCGGGGGGTTGAGTCCCCCCATCAACTACTACCGGAACCTCTTCCG ggacaccccgATCCCCCGcgagccccccccaccccccaccctccTGCTCTGGGGCACCCACGATGCCTTCCTGGACGCCCGCCTGGCGCCCTGCCTGCACCACTGCCTGCGCCCCACGGCCCGCCTCTGCCTGCTGCCCGGCGCCAGCCATTGGCTGCCCGAGGACCAGCCCCGCCCCCTCGCCCACCTACTGCACAACTTCCTGGAGGGCGAGCACCCGCACCCCtag